A genomic segment from Anopheles maculipalpis chromosome X, idAnoMacuDA_375_x, whole genome shotgun sequence encodes:
- the LOC126568417 gene encoding U3 small nucleolar RNA-associated protein 25 homolog, with translation MANRRTPFKQGRKGGKKQPYMSKDMKKKLKKEQAGRPPKTKYQRSLKHIERAQEAIQAQKRQIETERKYRQEANSAASAVGYASSDTEASDGGEEGFEDLAVEFNEQIGQAVDSEDESDSAMEDDEEEQDDELDEQEELDDELEEQEGLEESDSGLLVSNSDNDAEEEEDAPDEEEDEEDEELLPDESDLSSDEDEATSNDPYLLHTAHNLSPSLVEALAAEPPRVETATMSFGSLGHVFVEVPKGRPISTKRSEAKGIFAKERYAKPGTLPTVPEASDEDTIEWSKLHVKDRIVRNITEEMDAFQRDTFAILNGYQDLHYPQRSFENADRLRYVYSLHALNHVLKAVSKIQHHTIKLTTNRKAGKKKPVEDRFRRRLKEQKAIKVDEKPTVGDDEYRDQGFVRPKVLIILPFRESALQCVTVLKRLFAGDQEKSVMNWKRFTDEYGGGSSLHFPRRNPKPADYERTFAGNIDDNFRLGIAFNRSTMKLYAKYYSSDIIIASPLGLRMTIGAKGEKHRDYDFLASIELLIIDQAEVCYAQNWDHILHIMDHLHHQPKSTEYTEFSRVREWCLNGWSKFYRQTVLLSAFELPEFRWLYNKHFHNYRGKVRTCHRPTSGTIKHVAVRVPQNFQRIETTTLDGAGAARFSHFLNVVLPQARSVTMARCLIYVPSYFDFIRLRNHFKKEELSFTQICEYTTDAKIARARDMFYHGSKHFLLYSERAHFFRRHRIRGVRHLILYAPPVFPHFYPELVNLMVKEHQNPHDGVDDDSMTVTVLYTAYDTYQLAEMVGAARAKAMIKAPRSVHRFSTDQK, from the coding sequence ATGGCAAACAGACGGACACCATTCAAGCAAGGGCGCAAGGGTGGCAAAAAGCAACCGTACATGAGCAAGGATATGAAAAAGAAGCTGAAAAAGGAGCAAGCGGGTCGGCCACCGAAGACAAAGTATCAGCGCAGCCTGAAACACATTGAGCGGGCCCAGGAAGCGATCCAGGCACAGAAACGGCAGATCGAAACGGAGCGTAAGTATCGCCAGGAGGCGAACAGTGCCGCCAGTGCGGTTGGGTACGCGTCCAGCGATACGGAGGCGTCGGATGGTGGTGAGGAGGGCTTCGAAGATTTGGCGGTGGAGTTTAACGAACAGATTGGGCAGGCGGTGGATAGTGAGGATGAGAGCGATTCGGCGATGGAGGACGACGAGGAAGAGCAGGATGATGAGCTAGATGAGCAGGAAGAGCTGGATGACGAGTTAGAAGAGCAGGAAGGGCTAGAGGAAAGTGATAGTGGTTTATTGGTATCTAACTCGGATAATGATGcggaagaagaggaagatgcGCCGGATGAGGAGGAAGATGAAGAGGATGAGGAGCTATTACCGGACGAAAGTGATCTGTCGTCCGATGAGGATGAAGCAACGTCGAACGATCCGTACCTGCTACATACAGCGCACAACTTAAGTCCCTCGCTGGTGGAAGCGCTTGCGGCGGAACCACCACGTGTCGAAACGGCTACCATGTCGTTCGGTAGTTTGGGCCACGTGTTCGTCGAGGTACCGAAAGGGCGCCCAATCAGCACCAAGCGGTCGGAAGCGAAAGGGATTTTTGCGAAGGAAAGATACGCCAAACCGGGCACACTACCCACCGTACCGGAAGCTTCCGATGAGGATACTATCGAGTGGAGCAAGTTACACGTGAAGGATCGGATTGTGCGCAACATAACGGAAGAGATGGATGCGTTCCAGCGTGATACGTTTGCGATACTGAACGGCTATCAGGATTTGCACTATCCGCAGAGAAGTTTCGAAAATGCGGACCGATTGCGGTACGTCTACAGTCTGCACGCTCTGAATCACGTCCTGAAGGCAGTAAGCAAGATACAGCACCACACAATCAAACTAACCACCAACAGAAAGGCCGGCAAGAAGAAACCGGTCGAAGATCGGTTCCGTCGACGGTTGAAGGAGCAAAAAGCGATTAAGGTGGATGAGAAACCGACGGTTGGGGACGATGAGTACCGTGATCAAGGATTTGTCCGCCCGAAGGTGCTCATCATCTTACCGTTCCGCGAGTCAGCGCTTCAGTGTGTCACCGTGCTGAAGCGACTGTTTGCCGGTGACCAGGAGAAAAGTGTCATGAACTGGAAACGGTTCACGGACGAGTACGGTGGTGGATCGTCGTTACATTTTCCCCGCCGCAACCCGAAGCCCGCCGACTACGAGCGCACGTTTGCGGGCAACATCGATGACAACTTTCGGCTCGGCATCGCATTTAACCGGTCTACGATGAAGCTGTACGCGAAATACTACTCGTCGGACATCATAATCGCTTCACCGCTCGGGCTTCGGATGACGATCGGTGCGAAGGGTGAGAAGCACCGGGACTACGATTTTCTCGCCAGCATCGAGCTGCTCATCATAGACCAGGCGGAGGTATGCTACGCCCAGAACTGGGACCACATCCTGCACATTATGGACCATCTGCACCACCAGCCAAAAAGCACCGAATACACGGAATTTTCCCGTGTACGCGAATGGTGCCTTAACGGATGGTCCAAATTCTACCGCCAAACGGTACTGCTGTCCGCATTCGAGCTGCCCGAATTCCGATGGCTGTACAACAAACATTTCCACAACTATCGTGGCAAGGTGCGCACGTGCCACCGCCCAACGTCCGGCACCATCAAGCACGTGGCGGTGCGCGTGCCACAAAACTTTCAGCGCATCGAAACGACCACACTGGACGGTGCCGGTGCGGCTCGTTTTTCACACTTTCTGAACGTCGTCCTACCGCAAGCACGGTCCGTTACGATGGCACGCTGCCTGATCTACGTACCGAGCTACTTCGATTTTATCCGGTTGAGGAATCACTTCAAAAAGGAAGAGCTTAGCTTTACGCAGATCTGCGAGTACACGACGGACGCGAAGATTGCACGGGCCCGTGACATGTTCTATCATGGCAGCAAACACTTTTTGCTCTACTCCGAGCGGGCACACTTCTTCCGGCGCCATCGGATACGGGGCGTTCGGCATCTGATCCTTTACGCGCCGCCCGTCTTTCCCCACTTTTACCCGGAGCTGGTCAACCTGATGGTGAAGGAGCATCAGAATCCGCACGACGGAGTGGACGATGATTCGATGACGGTGACGGTACTGTACACGGCGTACG